The nucleotide sequence TTCTGGTTGTCATGCTGTTGACATTTATAGCCTAAAGAGATATATCTGAATCTTCAGAACACTGCTGTGGATAGTTGCTAGAATGAAAGCATAGCCTTTCACGTCAATACATCATAAATGAAGACACAAATTCACATATTCTAACTacttttttaaagttttggcATAGGCAGTTGACCCACATCGTAGCATAAAGTACTAAAATCAGAGTTTTGGTTATAAATATCTTTATGTTACCTTTAATATTTAGAGTAAAAAGGCTCCTTTTGTGCAGTGCTGCCTTTGACACACTATAGTTTCTCAGGTCTGAATAGCTAAATGTTTTAATTACCAACTGATTGAACAAATAAATTGGGCACCACAGGAATTTATCACCACAGTTTTTCAAGCATGGTACTAATATATTGAGAAGTGGTGGAGTTAAAAACTAGTACTGTACatctttctgttttttaaaaaatgtttgtgcaccaggatttcttccattttctttttgttttgttcaaaaTTAATGTTCTCTTTCAAAACCATGGGCCCATGAAGCTCACAATTTGATGTTGTGAAAACCTGGCCACAGTGTCTCTGAACAGTGGGGGGCATTTCTCTTTTCATCCTGCAAACTCAGCTATAATGACTTGATGTCAGGGAATATGTAAGGACAGCTCTAGAAAAGAGAAGGCTGAGCAAGGCAGCAGGATTCCCTTCTGTAGAGACAGATCATTGCTGCCTTTATTATGCAAACACATTGTTTTCAGCACTAGCTTGGAATATAAAAGCGAAGTGCAAGAtatcaaattaaataaaaactaaAGAAAACTGTTCCCTTCTGGCTGAAAGAAGGGGTAGGGGGGCTGGAAGCTTAATCCACATTTTTGAAACagtcttttttcccctccaatgaAACTTGCTTTATTTTATCCTTTTGTTTTGATGTAATTTTGAGAGTAGGGATTTTAAAAACCCAAGAACTTAATGAGCTTTAGTGCTTTCATTTTAATCCAACATTGCTGCTAATACAATAGGGGCAATAAGTGAGGGCTTGAATATCAAACAGTCCAAAAGGGAATGCATTTGAAACATTTGGTAAGTGAAATAAAAGTTTCCTATTCCCAAAAACAAGTACATTCTTTGCTCTAGGTAAGGTATCCAAACATGCTCTACAAGCAATTTAAGTTTGATATCCATTTCCCAAGAACAATACTACTTAAAATCCACTATCTTTAATTAATCACTTAGGTAGTTTAACATTTAATTCCCACACACATTATATGTCTTCTGCTAAATAAATTATTCTCTGTTACTTGAAACAACTTTCCTATTACTCAGTCTTACTATAAAAAAACCCTATAGTAATTCCTCCTTTGCTGGTTAACCAAAGTGGATTATGAAGTTCAAAAACAGATTATAAACTCATAGTACTCATAGAACCTCATAGTATCCTCAGTATTTAGACAGCTGAACAAATAAGGCTACTTGCTAATTGAGCGATGTCTTCCAAGGTATTTATCAGGCTTCAGTTGTTGTTTTACATTTCATTTCAAGGTAATGGTGCTATGCAGACTCTAAGTCTGCTATGCAGAATCTAAGTCTTTTATCACTAATCACTTCAGaaaatttcattttgtttcagtaccgtatttttaatctcttaagAACTGATGGTGATGATCACTGTTACATTCTGAAATCCATAGGTAAACACCAAACATTTAACAATGTTGCATATCACAACAGAAACGCTTTACATTAATTTTGAACAAATGTCGCATTATACTTTGGCTGTACCAATAGTCTTGGTGGCACAGGAAGACAAGTGTTTACACGACTGAGTTGCACAAAGTAGAGAAAGGAAACTGAACGCTTGTACTATTTCACATACATTGGAAATGTGTACATTACCTAGCAATAGTCTAAAAGATGTTTTGGTGCGTACTAATGAGTACTTTAGAAACTCATTTCTAATTAGAACTATACAATGTAAAAGGTGAAGCAGATTTCAGTGTGCATGGCAAACGTAAGGATGCACACGCATTTTTAGTCCTGCTGTATTCTGTGTACTTATTAGCATAGGAAGCCTTGCTACCCCCTCCTCCCCTCTTAAAGAGAGTTAGCTCAATGGCCGATCTATCTCAGTATCATCTATACTGGGGGTGAGGAACTTGTGAGGAACTACCACTccaataatccctgaccactggccttgctggttagggctgatgggccACAAGTTCGTCACCCCATGGTCTATTCACTGGCAGTGGGACTGAACTTAGGGTTTTTCACATAGAAAATATATCCTCAGCTACTGAGCTATGCTACTTGCCCTTCTTAGAATTGCAGCCATATTTGGTGGGTTTAAATTTCCAGATGAGAAGGAAAGGTTACCCACAAGCAGAtattaaaaccatttaaatgacGTTTTACATTACAACATAGCATTCTTCTTGCTTGTGTAGAACAATCTAGCCTGGCAATGCATCAGTCTGCAGGACTGGTCCGAAAGGATCCTTGTGTTGTCAAAATATAGTTAATACAATAttatagtttcaattttcaatcTAACTGTACACTTTAGAAATGTTCAGCACTGTAATTAACTACCTCCTCCTGGAGAATAAACTCTGAACTACAGTCACTAAGACAGACACCTGagcatttgaaattgtttttatacctttgCTGATTTACATTTTAAACTATCAGCAACTGTCTTGCCTCCTGAATGCAGAAGACAATGAACAgtagtatgcatgccatccactGCACCTAGGCCTCTATTTGTAATCTAAAGAGTCATGTGTCACATTTGCAAAGCCGTTTCTCTTTGGTCCGTTGATCAAAGCTGACTTCCATTACTGTTTTGTTTAGACCAATTTCTTCCAATGCTGAACTTAGCTGTGTATCTGATTCAAGAACTTCAAATTTTTGCTCTATTAGTATTCCCATAATGAggctttattattataaaaatgctAAGTCAAGAAAAGTTTGCACAAGGCAATTCATCATCACTTTTGGATAACAATTTGCTTTTTCCTTACTTTTACAGGCACCAACTGAATGAAATTTTAGAAAGGAAACCCTGTCACTGGTATTAGCATGTTTTGGTTTCTCcaagaaaattaaaacaaaaaccatctgAAGTGAGCACCTGGCATTTTCAGACAGAATGAGGAAATATGCTGAGCTGGAAATTCTGATCAAGCACTAAGTGAATGGTGCAGCCCAGCAGGCATGGATTTATCAGGACACATCAACATTCAAAGTTTATAGTTGGATGATTGTGGACAGAAAAAAAGAAGCTATCATGATCCAAGCCTTAACATCACGAATTGTTTTGAGCACATAGAGCTGAAGTTACCATCTCTAGCCACAACATTATGAAAAGAACTTCTAAGCATTCGAGAATTTTTTTGTTAAAGAAGTTGTTCACACACACTTGGGGGTAAAAGGAGAGAGAAACCTCTTCCCTCTTCTTCAAAGTCTCATTCCTGCAGAGTAACAGAAACTGAAGCTTTTATCTTCCAACAGCCTGATGTGCTTATTTACCATGATGAAACTTTATTGGAATGTTCATTGAACATAGTGGAGCTCACCAGGAAAGATATTATACTCACAAGCATCATTTAAGTAAGTACTGTGAAGGAAATACAGCTGCGTGAACTAAACTATAAATTTCTCCAAGCCAACTTGGTTTCTGGAAAATCGTATGCCAACTGGATTCTAGCAAGCACAAAAGGTTCCCTCGCATCTTTAAATAAGGTAGGTTCCATAACAAAATATTATTTTAGAAAGTGGAACAATTAAGTTCCACAGGTCACAAAAGTAAACCATTGCAATGATCACATTCTACAGGTAAAAGAGAACTAAAAGTTAACAACACAGAAGCAAGCACTGccagataaatatttttttaaaatgggttaGTAAGTATGACAAATTAATTAAATAGACAGTGGCAAAGCTAAGGAAACTATGCATCTTTAAAGTCTTGTCAAATATCAGGTATTAAAACATAGTATGTTTAATGAGTTACTCCTCCTAATTACCTCAACTGGGATTGCTCTATACAATCCAACAGCAACAGAAGTTTTTCATTGCAcaccagttcattttgttggaaaacaaaatagtttcaaaaacttgttttgtttctttttaattttacagAGCAATAGGAAAAAATAATCCTtatgatataaaatatagatactacataccttattttattttatatgacTAAGGAAAATCATTAGtatcctaaggctgcaatcctattcccaCCTACCTGGAATTTACCAGAGTATGCATGGCTAGGATGTCAGCCTAATCCATGAAGTAATAtacaaacaatattaaaataactgATTATATCACATGTTTCAAGAGGTTTGTGCAAACTTTCATGTCTCTAGTATTACTAAGTTGACAATTCTGTTTCAAATGAAAATTGTCACTATGGCATCTACTTGAGGCAGAAGTAAAGAGAAATCTGTTCTATATTTAAGCTTCCACTTAGGTTTAACACCTTTATTGTACTTCCAATGGAATAGTTGGAGACAGGGAACACATTTCATCACTGTTCATTATTAGTTACCATGCAGTGTGCCCTGTCTAATTATTCACTCAGTATTCATACTTCAGGAAAAAACAGTGGTCTAAGGAGAGTTTGAATACTTAAAGATGAATTTCAGTATCATAATGTGCTAAAGTAGTGAATTTAGGTTCCATTGTGCCCGCATCTTATGAGTACAAGGCAACTACTCAAATTCAAACAATTGTGGGGTGAACTGTGCACATTCAGAAGGCTActgaagtttctttttttaaaaaaaaaaagttcctatGCCAGCACAGCAAGCTACTACCATCTATGGTGTAGTGCAACAAAAAGAGGAGGGGACCTGGGGAAACAAACCCCTTAGGGAGCTCTTTGGGTGGAGATGCCAAATAATGCCTTCTTATGCAGGAAACAGATTTGGATAAATATTATTGACTAATACTTCTCTCACTCAAACCTCATTTAAGAATCATGCCTATGTGTAATTGTAAATTCTTGGCAGGAATTTTAGGTGGCGATCCCATACACATGTATAAGCAAGCAATCCCCATTTAACACACTATGACTTATCTTCAACTAAACATACATAGGACTATGCTGTTAGATATGTTGTTTTCATTTCAAAGTGATACTTCACTGTACTCTACTattaatctgatttttttttctagATTGCTGAAAACCAAACACTAGTCTCTGGGCAAACCTCATTGCAACTTGACCATGATCAGTGCAACCTGGAATTTCATCCTAATTTGGACAAAGATAGGGCTTTTGCTCAAAATGGCACCTCACTCTGTCAGTGCCAAGTCCTGCCCTTCAGCATGCCGCTGTGATGCAGGATTCATTTACTGCAATGATCGCGACTTAACATCAATTCCTACTGGGATTCCAGAGGACGCTACAACCCTTTACCTTCAGAACAATCAAATCAATAATGCTGGAATTCCTTCTGAGCTAAAAACCTTGATCAAAGTGGAGagaatttatttataccacaACAGCTTGGATGAATTCCCTACCAACCTCCCAAAGTACGTCAAAGAATTGCATTTGCAGGAAAATAACATAAGGACAATTACTTATGATTCACTTTCACAAATTCCTTATCTGGAAGAATTACATTTGGATGATAACTCTGTTTCTGCAGTTAGTATTGAAGATGGAGCATTCCGGGATAATATCTATCTTagacttctttttctttctcgaAATCACCTTAGCACCATTCCCTGGGGCTTGCCTAAAACAATAGAAGAACTGCGCTTGGATGATAATCGCATTTCCACAATTTCGGAGCTGTCCCTTCAAGACCTTACAAATCTAAAACGTCTAGTTTTAGATGGAAATCTCTTAAGCAATCATGGATTAGGCGAGAAAGTCTTTACGAATCTAGTCAATTTAACAGAACTCTCATTGGTCCGTAATTCCCTTACAGCAGCTCCAATAAATTTGCCAGGAACAAATCTGAGAAAGCTTTATCTACAAGAAAACCATATAAATCATGTATCAGCTAATGCTTTTGCGTACCTACGACAGTTGTATCGGCTAGATATGTCCAATAATAATCTCAGTAATTTACCTCAGGGTGTCTTTGATGACCTGGACAATATAACCCAATTGTTTCTTCGCAACAACCCTTGGCACTGCGGGTGCAAAATGAAATGGGTTCGTGactggttgcaaatgctgcctctCAGAGTTAATGTACGTGGACTGATGTGTCAAGCCCCAGAGAAAGTTCGTGGGATGGCTATCAAAGACCTCAATTCAGAGCTATTTGATTGCAAAGATGAGGATATTGTAAGCACTATCCAAATTACTGCTTCAGTACCAAACACTTTATACCCTGTGCAAGGACACTGGCCAGTTTCTGTGACCAAATCACCTGAAATGAAGACTCCTAATCCACATAAAAACTACAGAACAACTGCTACCCCAGTACAGGAAATCATTACCATTGTTGTAAAGGCTGTAAGCACCGAGACTATTCATATTTCTTGGAAAGTTGCACTACCCATGACTGCTTTAAGACTTAGTTGGCTCAAGATGGGTCATAGTCCTGCCTTTGGATCTATAACTGAAACCATTGTTACAGGAGACCGGAATGACTATCTGCTTACAGCACTTGAGCCAGACTCACCATACCGTGTATGCATGGTTCCCATGGAAACCAGTAACATCTATCTGTCTGATGAAACCCCTGTTTGTATAGAGACTGAAACTGCACCCCTTAAAATGTACAATCCTACAACCACCCTAAACCATGAACAAGAAAAAGAACCATACAAAAATTCTAGCTTGCCCTTGGCTGCCATCATAGGGGGTGCAGTGGCACTAGTAGCTATAGCTCTGCTGGCTTTAGTCTGCTGGTATGTCCATAGGAATGGGTCCTTGTTCTCGAGAAACTGTACGTACAGCAAAGGACGTAGGAGGAAAGATGATTATGCTGAAGCTGGAACGAAGAAGGACAATTCTATCTTAGAAATCAGGGAGACTTCTTTTCAGATGATATCTCTGAACAATGAACAAGTGTCCAAGGAGGAATTTGTAATACATACCATATTCCCACCTAATGGGATGAATCTATACAAAAACAaccacagtgaaagcagcagtaaCAGAAGCTACAGAGACAGTGGTATACCTGATTCAGATCACTCACACTCATGATACTAAAGGAAATTAAAGACTTGTGGtggtttcttttttcccttctcaCAAAGTGGCAACTTGAAAAGGTTGCTGGCCTACTGCAGAACACTGGATTAAAAGACTGAATAAGCAATGTATTGTACATTTGCCATATAATTTATATTTAAGaactttttattaaaagtttCAAATTTCAGGTGACTGCTGCGATTAATGTAGCAAGGATGCCTGGAAACAATTCtatattttagtattttttaGTAATTTGTACTGTATTTTCCTTGCTAATATTGAAATTACAGACCATTTAACTTTTGTGTTCTACTGAGTAAGATGACTTGTTGACTGTGAAAGTGAATTTTCTTGCTGTGTTGAACAATCAGGACTTTGCATACATTTGAGATCCTTGTAAGTATAAGCACAGGCCATTTTCACTTTGGTATTCGTAAAAGGTTAAACCTGGCAAActgaaaatgttcagaaatgACTGCGAAATTGATCAAAATACAATCTTGGGTATATGAAATACATAGAACAACTAAAAAGCTAATGTGAAAAGTAGTGGGCAATACTAGTTACTCAGCTATAACCAGATTTGTAAGTAAAAGGATACTGCAGCAGATAGCTGTTGTCTAGGTAGGGCAGATGAAACAAGAATAAAGCACATATTACTGATCTAAATGCATAAAAGCAGGGTCAGCTCTTAtttttatgaaaaataaaatctaaGACTACCCTAAACATATAAATGTCCAAACCTAAATTTATTCATCATTCTATAAGAGAACTTGTATAATTGCTAACTGCAGTTCTTCTAATGTCATGAAAGCATATACTATATATGCAATTAAATGTATACTATACATATTTCAACTGCCATTGAGAATATTGCCCATTGCTATCACAGTTATCTGAATATTAACAAACACACAAGTGAAGATACTTTGATCTGGCTTTCTACTTAGTTGTGATCTATTTAATGTTTAATactcaagacattttgttgccatAACTATTATTCCCCAAATGAAAACCAAAGTGCATTGAACGCCCTTTGGCCAGTCTTGTATGTGCCTTGATCGAAAGTTATATGTGTTCCGCTTTTAACTGGGAACAAACttttcacacacatacacttaaTTATGGAACGATATTGGTCTTAATgctgaataaaatataaaatgaagtATCATAAACTAAGTGCTCTTCTTAACCTCAttagacaaacacacacagtgtTACACCAATTGAATATTTAGAATGTTTCTGCACTAACTCCATCTGGGAGGTAAAACCTGAATTTCTTCCTAGTTCAACCAAACATGATAGGATATAACAAGTACTTTTCTCCTGCCACAGCTAGAATATTACAGAATAGAAGGAGGGAAGCTAAAATTGATACAACTAGGTAATTTAAGTACAAGGAGACAGTTTTCTCAGGAATTCTTTTACTAGGGTGATGAACGGCTATAGATATGGCACAGCATTGATCTTGAAATTATTGAAATTGTTAACTGGATTATCTTCTACATTTACATGATGTTTCTGCAATGATTTTAAAGTGTGTGATTTGGGGGAGGTAAAGACAACATGTCTGTATTTTTGGCAGAGCCAGGCCAGCCATAGAGGCAGAATGGGTAGTCTCACAGGACAGCACATTTAAAGGAGGGCAAATCATGTCACAACAGCAGATTGACCCTGAGACCACATTATGTTTCTAGTATAACTGCATCCCAGCACGAACCGAAAGTCCACAATGAAGTCCTCCATAACATGGGAATCTAGGGAACATACTTGCTTCACGTGGAGAAGCCCTTGTCCTGCCTCCCCAAGGACAGAAAAAAATTAAGATCTGGGCTGCCCCATTCCTGCAATTGTTCTACAAATATGTTGTGCCAATAATCTGACTTCATATATTTTTGAGCTCTTAATGCTTTAAAACCATTGCCTTAAAACACCAAATTGTTGTATTTCTAGTTGTTGTTAATGGATTGGACATGATAATTCTTACATCATCCACCTCACTTCATATATTACACAGACAGGCAGACactgacagacacacacacacacacacacacacacacacgttaaggGTACTTTAAGCTATTGTTCATGGTAACTGATCTTTAATAGAAAAGTGCAGAGTATATATCATGCTGTGTACTCTTACCGTAACTAAGTAAAGCTATGTTTCATCCCGTTAGGATGAATTGTTGAAAGAAAACCATTATGACAAAATTTTAGTAGATAGGTTTATGTTTTTCTAAAATTTCCTAGAGTCAAATAATTGGCAAAACAAAAATTGATTGCCAAATGCATGGCACAGCGATTGCACGTCCCATCAAGCAGTCCCTAAAACCTTCCAAGTAGAGCCTGTATTTATGACGACACTACCTtattcagctgcaaaaaaggAACTAGTAGCTGAAGAGACCATCTGTAAGTGAGAGAAATGTCTCtcaaaacatttctcttttccaCACATTAACAGACAATAATCTTATTTCCATAAATCAATATCCAAATATGGCAGTAGTTAATGACGAAGTCTATTTGTCAATTTCTATATAATTAATTATAAAAAGAACATAATATTTGATCATTTCTCAAAAGCTAAAACTTCGAAGCAGGAGGAGTGATTTTGATGTTATGCAGAAAAATCCAGAAAGGAGGGGTTTTGGCTCCTGCAGGGAACTAATAAATTGTTTATGGCATGCACAAACATGTGATTGCAGAAACAAGTAGCTAGTGTGCGTTCACATGGACCTAATCCAAAAGTCACACAGAAAGCaggcaaaaatatatttctgaagatagcGTAGATCTTTTCCCCATCAACCAATCCACCCCAGATGATTAGCCTATTCCATTAAACTCTCACTTTAACTTCTCAGCATAATAAGGTCACCTTATTAAAATTTACATTGTTGATATGCTGTGCAAACGCATCttaatgcagggatgggaaacctgtgacccttcagagaTAGACTGCTGGCCTACAGTTCCCAATTACCCCatactgtctggggctgatgggagctagagtccagcaGCATTTGCAGAGGCACGAGTCATCATCCCCTACCCATTTTAAATACATTAGTAACAGGAGATTGGCTAGGAAGGCAGTTGGACCCTTTGACAAGGGAGTCAAATGTGTGCTAAAGGAGGATAGGGAGATTGCAGAGAACCCAAAACTGTCTTGAGTCTGGAGCAATCAGGGGGAAAGAAAATGGCAGCTGTACTGTCcccagaataaaatattttttaaaacaaaaaatggaaGATTCCCAATGGTACTCCTAAAGATTAGTAGTTGCCCCGAATTTCACCATCCTCCCAAAAACGAACAAGAAATCATGCTTCAAATTAGATGCCTGTAAATGGAGCCACAAATTTGGAGCAACATTAGGTCCATCCCTACTTaggatacattttggataaatttGTATGGAGACCATATACATTTTCACTGTCAGCTAAAACATGTGATGACATTATTGCAGAAACCAGCCATGGACAGTCAGGTCACAAGCTACATTCTACATGTTCAGCATACACACAATccccccacccacacccaccattAATAATGGTATCTTTGTATAGTCTTTAAAACTGAGTAGGGGCGAAAGTAATTATGTTAGCCTTTGGCAATGAAAAGCCAGGTTTATTTCagtaacaacaattaaaaatatatatatttaaataagtgGGCAATACTCAACTGtttttcctcttttaaaagccAAGGCAGAAAACACTGCGTTATCTTTCATTGTGGCTACCCCACAAATGTCAGAATGTATCAAAGTATTACATTAAAATGTAAGACATTCATATCCACAAAGACGTGGACCCAAATGATCCTGCTTGTTGCCAGTTACATAAAGAATCTAGTCCTGCAAAAGCAGTCACAGAGTTGGGTGCTCTCCTTCCATTTCTCTGGGTCTCTAGAGTCAGTTGCTCCATGTACCATCAATATCTGACAACTGTCACTGCTGGAAGCAATCCCACTGAGAGCGGCTTGTCTTGTGTACTCCCTTCACATTTGTCTATCACCCAGTAAGACAAATCTGAGCTTTTTAGAGACAGTCATATCAAATTGAAAATCTGTACACTAAAAGGCTTTTTAGACTACTACTACTAGAGAGCTACACGATGAAAGGGAAAATTTAGAAGCCTATACAGCAGCTTCAGTTTCTTCTGTTTGAAGATGGTGAGTACTACTAAACTAGATCCCTGCCTTAACCTCCCATCGCACAAGTGCCCAACAGAAGACTGCATCTGGAAAAGGTTGGGGAGAGCACCATCTCTCTTAATTCATGCCACCTTTTTACATCCTGTTATCATGGGGCTCTGAGATGGTGCTCATCACAGTATGACACACAGGTGCAATAGCATGGTTAGGTAATTTTATGCTCTGGACTTAATTGTTTTACAAGAGGGCTACATTTGAGGGCCTTCCTGTTCATTATGCCCCAAAGTACTGCCCTGCTAGTACTACTTCACAGATGTAGTTTACAGAACCTTCCTGtaactttaaataaatatattgtttaTTTTCCTAAATAAAGCCTATAGTAAAATTAAGTATCCTCCAATACTGCCATTCGTATGTGTCTACTATCCACTATATGCAGCACCTTGAAACAAGATTTTGATAGTGAAAACATACTGATGAGGTCTCTAGCTGGTTAACAGTATTTAAATTGGTATGAGTTAAATTGTTGTTTCAGAGAAGCAAAATCACTGGGGTAAAACCTATAAAATAGAATATTTTACATTATCATAAAATTTTATTGGGTACTGCTATATGTAGTCCATGAATCTTGCAGCATAAATGATGCATGctatttctgggggtgggggaattataTATCTATAGTGAATTTCTTGTCAAATTGTGCTGATTATGGCAGCTTGCCCAAAGCTAAATTCATTGTAATAAAACTCCTGGACTGGAACATGGTGCCATTTACGTTATTCACCACCTGAATTGTTTTTGTAGTATATAAACCCAAAGCAAACAGCTGTCAGTTTGGAAACCTCTGAAGAGCTCTGTCGCTAGGCACTGCTGGGCTTTCTTGCTTCAATGCTTTGAAGAACTTGTCAGCTGGTCCCTCGCAACTAGCTGTAGAGGCTGGATCTTAAGCAGCTGAAAGCACTGGATTAGAACAGCTTACATCTTTTGACTTTGTACCGGATCATTGGATTGAAATCACTTTGATAGATGCTTTTGGAGGATTTTGTGTTTTTCTGAAGTCCACAGAATTATATGCTACGTTTCTTCCCTTTTCGTTTTCAGCTTACTCTAGCAACCAGTGTAGGAGTTGCATTAGAGAAAGAAAACCTAGATTTACTGTATCAGCAGAGtattctctcctctccctccaaaTCAACAAGGCTCAGGACGCAGCTATTAAGTATGTCTCACAAAAACAGAATGCTCCTACAAATCAAATTGTTTAAAGTTGGTGTCATAGGCATTTTTTTCTATAGGTGAGAAAAAAGTGATGACTATGCTTTGCTTGTATTAAAAAAgcacaacatgtggagggcagaTGTGGGctcatattgtattttatatgAATGGTCTGATGCAACTTCCTGACTTGAATGGTCTGGATCGAACCTAAACCTAGCATAAGCCTGTCACAAA is from Podarcis raffonei isolate rPodRaf1 chromosome 3, rPodRaf1.pri, whole genome shotgun sequence and encodes:
- the FLRT3 gene encoding leucine-rich repeat transmembrane protein FLRT3, with protein sequence MISATWNFILIWTKIGLLLKMAPHSVSAKSCPSACRCDAGFIYCNDRDLTSIPTGIPEDATTLYLQNNQINNAGIPSELKTLIKVERIYLYHNSLDEFPTNLPKYVKELHLQENNIRTITYDSLSQIPYLEELHLDDNSVSAVSIEDGAFRDNIYLRLLFLSRNHLSTIPWGLPKTIEELRLDDNRISTISELSLQDLTNLKRLVLDGNLLSNHGLGEKVFTNLVNLTELSLVRNSLTAAPINLPGTNLRKLYLQENHINHVSANAFAYLRQLYRLDMSNNNLSNLPQGVFDDLDNITQLFLRNNPWHCGCKMKWVRDWLQMLPLRVNVRGLMCQAPEKVRGMAIKDLNSELFDCKDEDIVSTIQITASVPNTLYPVQGHWPVSVTKSPEMKTPNPHKNYRTTATPVQEIITIVVKAVSTETIHISWKVALPMTALRLSWLKMGHSPAFGSITETIVTGDRNDYLLTALEPDSPYRVCMVPMETSNIYLSDETPVCIETETAPLKMYNPTTTLNHEQEKEPYKNSSLPLAAIIGGAVALVAIALLALVCWYVHRNGSLFSRNCTYSKGRRRKDDYAEAGTKKDNSILEIRETSFQMISLNNEQVSKEEFVIHTIFPPNGMNLYKNNHSESSSNRSYRDSGIPDSDHSHS